One genomic segment of Mytilus trossulus isolate FHL-02 chromosome 4, PNRI_Mtr1.1.1.hap1, whole genome shotgun sequence includes these proteins:
- the LOC134715251 gene encoding WD repeat-containing protein 54-like, which produces MYRKEKPLPLKSSASSLTNNLTVFISPEKGSMSYAVVHKSVVNVISSSLDGSTVTNRQVVCKEPSAVQQNTPMVIQAKWISLPNRTVLVLTSLRGIQMFESDGSAMIYWHALGDPSSSDTQDQTNYGRGIAGVGDSCICVGTQIGEIHVFNIPAKGTNILLKESLVGHKHPICDLTSGPNRLVSSDEQGNIFIWSLQANGSLKQTESVIGKGVPCSSLVLWNDIIVGGYGDGQLRVYCAKTAKLAATVNAHARWVNAIDVAPETGRILSVSEDTFAKVWQLKEGTLPEIEYKYSESVTDLQLVGGQFIQKGGRGFCVTGYDNSDITFFVQN; this is translated from the exons ATGTATCGAAAAGAAAAACCATTACCCTTAAAAAGCAGTGCTTCTTCTTTAACTAACAATCTTACAGTGTTCATAAGTCCAGAAAAAGGTTCCATGAGTTATGCTGTCGTACACAAATCTGTAGTTAATGTAATTTCTTCATCACTTGATGGCTCTACCGTCACCAATCGTCAGGTAGTTTGCAAAGAACCATCAGCAGTTCAACAAAACACACCTATGGTTATACAG gcaAAATGGATAAGTTTACCAAACAGAACAGTCCTAGTCCTGACATCTTTAAGGGGAATACAA atgtttGAATCAGATGGCTCTGCCATGATTTATTGGCATGCATTAGGTGATCCTAGCAGTTCTGATACTCAAG ATCAAACAAATTATGGAAGAGGCATTGCTGGAGTTGGAGATAGTTGTATATGTGTTG GTACACAGATTGGAGAAattcatgtttttaatatacCTGCAAAAGGAACAAATATATTGCTGAAAGAAAGTTTAGTTG gtcATAAACATCCAATATGTGATCTAACATCAGGACCAAACAGACTGGTCAGTAGTGATGAACAAGgcaatatatttatatggtCATTACAAGCTAATGGTTCACTGAAACAGACTGAGTCCGTAATTGGGAAGGG agtACCATGTAGTAGTTTAGTATTATGGAATGATATTATAGTGGGAGGATACGGTGATGGTCAGTTACGAGTTTATTGTGCCAAGACAGCCAAGTTAGCTGCTACAGTCAATGCCCATGCTAGATGGGTCAATGCCATCGACGTAGCTCCAGAAACTGGCAGAATATTATCTGTTAGTGAAGATACATTTGCTAAAGTTTGGCAGTTGAAAGAAGGAACTTTACCAGAg attgaatataaatatagtgaGTCTGTGACAGATTTACAATTAGTGGGAGGACAGTTTATACAGAAAGGTGGGCGTGGCTTCTGTGTGACAGGATATGACAACTCAGACATcacattttttgtacaaaactaa